In one window of Candidatus Neomarinimicrobiota bacterium DNA:
- the tgt gene encoding tRNA guanosine(34) transglycosylase Tgt — MQFQIGSSDAHSAARTGELVLAHGRVETPCFMPIGTHGAVKTMAPWELRELGAEMVLSNTYHLFLRPGMEVIGKSGGLHNFMGWDGPILTDSGGYQIFSLAALRKVDDEGVTFRSHLDGTTHHLTPEGVVDIQRGLGSDFVLALDVCPPADASRRMVAEAVARTTAWARRSAERFQTTAPSVGDDQSLVCIVQGGTDENLRRRSAEELLALETPAYAVGGLAVGEPKEALLTTLELMAALLPQAKPRYLMGVGTPADLVRSVALGMDMFDCVLPTRNARNGQLFTPTGKLNIRNTRYRLDQEPVQEGCECPLCAHFGRAYLCHLFHTGEVLGLRLATAHNLHFYLRLMADMRSAIRQGRFDSWSQSFLRQYGED, encoded by the coding sequence TTGCAATTCCAGATCGGGTCCAGTGACGCTCATTCCGCCGCTCGGACGGGCGAGCTGGTCCTCGCCCACGGTCGGGTGGAGACCCCCTGTTTCATGCCCATCGGGACCCACGGCGCGGTGAAGACGATGGCCCCGTGGGAGCTGCGTGAGCTGGGCGCCGAGATGGTGCTGAGCAACACTTATCACCTGTTCCTCCGGCCGGGCATGGAGGTGATCGGCAAATCCGGCGGCCTGCATAACTTCATGGGCTGGGACGGTCCCATCCTGACCGATTCGGGCGGTTATCAAATCTTCAGCCTGGCAGCCCTGCGGAAGGTGGATGACGAAGGGGTAACCTTCAGGAGCCACCTTGACGGCACCACCCACCATCTCACGCCGGAGGGGGTGGTGGACATCCAGCGCGGACTGGGCTCGGATTTTGTCCTGGCACTGGACGTCTGTCCGCCAGCTGACGCTTCCCGGCGGATGGTGGCTGAAGCCGTGGCCCGCACGACGGCCTGGGCCCGGCGTAGCGCCGAGCGGTTCCAGACCACCGCCCCCAGCGTGGGCGATGACCAGTCACTGGTCTGTATCGTGCAGGGCGGAACCGATGAGAATTTGCGGCGACGCAGCGCCGAGGAGCTGCTGGCGCTGGAGACCCCGGCCTATGCCGTGGGGGGGCTGGCAGTGGGCGAGCCCAAGGAGGCGTTGCTGACAACACTGGAACTGATGGCTGCCTTGCTGCCACAGGCTAAGCCCCGCTATCTTATGGGGGTGGGGACCCCGGCGGACCTGGTGCGGTCAGTGGCGCTGGGCATGGATATGTTTGACTGCGTGTTGCCCACGCGCAATGCCCGCAACGGCCAGCTGTTTACCCCCACCGGGAAGTTGAACATCCGTAATACCCGCTACCGCCTGGACCAGGAGCCGGTACAGGAGGGCTGCGAGTGCCCCCTGTGCGCGCACTTCGGGCGGGCCTATCTTTGCCACCTTTTCCACACGGGGGAGGTTCTGGGCCTGCGGTTGGCTACGGCCCATAACCTGCACTTTTACCTGCGCCTTATGGCCGACATGCGCAGCGCCATCAGGCAGGGGCGTTTCGATTCTTGGTCGCAGTCATTCCTGCGGCAATATGGGGAAGATTGA
- a CDS encoding M48 family metallopeptidase, producing the protein MTGRVEDAAGPSRPKAYHRTQLALSLSSTAAGWAYLLLLVLTPLSAWLAAATELTANPYLHFVLFGLAAGVLAQVYALPLSFLSGYLVEHRYQLSNQSLAGWAWARTKGALVGAAVGLPLALIFLACLRAFGAGWWLPVSGVLILFTVVLGRLAPTLIFPLFYEFEALADDHPLKERIGTLSGSVGLNVAGVFRFNLSKTTKKANAAFTGLGRAKRVLLADTLLEQFPDDEILAVVAHELGHFKLRHIWKGMALGMVLTVVGLKLVASVHASITAGNVTDLATLPWLALLLGLYSFATAPLANAYSRRNEFAADGYSRRLLGSGRDLASGLQRLADLNLADRDPHPVVEFMFYNHPSITRRLVALAEDGGATPEVD; encoded by the coding sequence GTGACGGGCAGGGTTGAAGACGCGGCCGGGCCGTCACGGCCCAAGGCGTATCATCGTACGCAGTTGGCGCTCAGCCTGAGTTCCACGGCGGCGGGGTGGGCGTACTTGCTGCTGCTGGTGCTCACGCCTCTGTCTGCGTGGCTGGCTGCAGCCACCGAGTTGACGGCCAATCCTTACTTGCACTTCGTACTGTTTGGCCTGGCGGCAGGTGTCCTAGCGCAGGTTTATGCGCTGCCCCTATCGTTTTTGAGTGGCTACCTGGTGGAGCACCGCTATCAGCTCTCCAACCAAAGCCTGGCGGGATGGGCGTGGGCAAGGACGAAGGGCGCGTTGGTGGGCGCCGCCGTGGGGCTGCCCCTGGCACTGATATTCCTGGCCTGCCTAAGGGCCTTCGGGGCGGGCTGGTGGCTGCCGGTAAGTGGGGTGCTGATCCTGTTCACGGTGGTGCTGGGACGGCTGGCTCCGACCCTCATATTCCCGCTCTTCTACGAGTTTGAGGCGCTGGCTGATGACCATCCGCTGAAAGAGCGCATAGGAACCCTGAGTGGCTCGGTGGGACTGAACGTGGCGGGGGTGTTCCGGTTCAACCTGAGCAAGACGACCAAGAAAGCCAACGCGGCCTTCACTGGCCTGGGGCGGGCCAAACGGGTCCTGCTGGCCGATACGCTGCTGGAGCAGTTCCCCGATGACGAAATCCTGGCGGTGGTGGCCCATGAGCTGGGACACTTCAAACTGCGACACATCTGGAAGGGTATGGCCTTGGGGATGGTCCTCACGGTTGTGGGGCTCAAGCTTGTGGCGAGTGTTCACGCGAGCATCACGGCGGGGAATGTCACCGATCTGGCAACGCTACCGTGGCTGGCACTGCTGCTGGGGTTGTACAGCTTCGCTACGGCGCCGCTGGCCAACGCCTACTCCCGGCGGAACGAGTTCGCCGCCGATGGCTACTCCCGACGACTACTGGGCAGTGGCCGCGACCTGGCCAGTGGGCTTCAGCGTCTGGCCGACCTTAACCTTGCCGACCGGGACCCCCATCCAGTTGTGGAATTCATGTTTTACAACCACCCCTCCATCACGCGGCGGCTGGTCGCCCTGGCCGAAGATGGCGGCGCCACACCGGAGGTTGATTAG
- a CDS encoding DoxX family membrane protein: MSDNKKSPTPRQNPPNLPSWLPRVLTAFRLILGAVFLTSGALKVLDAQSFMATLPLYQLPGWLTPAGALLPTVETILGIALLMGVVPRLTALATLAALGLFSALLVMGILGGELESCGCFGRLLETSPGIALIRNLVLVLLAGAMWRFTPPTATRWRTWKVGSLAALLLALGTLTGYTIHHPQLDTTSAQPGTLFPDEGFLADPPALEGRQLVFIFSVTCEHCWNAVANVKALSAELPDYEVFSVTLSASHELGWFVEEFNFDLPIYRYDPDLFAGTFRAWPALYVLEDGLIIGKLDNEVPAPKTLMEMHMPQWQ; this comes from the coding sequence TTGTCTGATAATAAAAAATCGCCGACGCCAAGGCAGAATCCGCCCAATTTGCCATCCTGGTTGCCCCGGGTTCTCACCGCGTTCCGTCTGATCCTGGGCGCCGTCTTCCTGACGTCTGGCGCTTTGAAAGTTCTGGACGCCCAGAGCTTCATGGCCACACTGCCCCTGTATCAGCTGCCGGGTTGGCTCACCCCGGCCGGAGCGCTCTTGCCCACCGTCGAGACGATCCTCGGCATAGCACTGCTCATGGGCGTGGTACCCAGACTCACCGCCCTGGCGACTCTCGCGGCGCTGGGCCTGTTTTCCGCCCTGTTGGTGATGGGCATACTGGGTGGCGAATTGGAGTCGTGCGGCTGCTTCGGCCGGCTGCTGGAAACCAGCCCCGGAATTGCCTTGATCCGTAACCTCGTCCTTGTGCTCCTGGCGGGAGCTATGTGGCGCTTCACCCCGCCCACCGCTACGCGCTGGCGTACCTGGAAGGTGGGGTCGCTGGCTGCACTTCTGCTGGCACTGGGTACCCTTACCGGCTATACGATCCACCACCCCCAATTGGACACCACCTCGGCCCAGCCGGGGACCCTCTTCCCCGATGAAGGCTTCCTAGCCGACCCGCCGGCGTTGGAGGGCCGGCAGCTGGTGTTCATCTTCTCCGTGACCTGTGAGCACTGCTGGAACGCCGTGGCCAACGTGAAGGCTTTATCTGCGGAGCTCCCGGACTACGAAGTCTTCAGCGTCACCCTGAGCGCATCCCACGAGTTGGGCTGGTTTGTGGAGGAGTTCAACTTCGACCTGCCCATTTACCGATACGACCCTGACCTCTTTGCGGGCACCTTCCGCGCCTGGCCGGCGCTCTACGTCCTGGAAGACGGCCTCATCATCGGCAAACTGGACAACGAGGTGCCCGCACCCAAGACCCTAATGGAAATGCACATGCCGCAGTGGCAGTGA
- a CDS encoding ferredoxin family protein, with protein sequence MAYIITEPCLDTCDTACVDVCPVDCIHPDEGWEAGDDPTGHMLYIDPEECIDCGACEPECPVEAIFEEDAVPEEWKKFTKMNYDRFGQDYAA encoded by the coding sequence ATGGCATACATCATAACAGAACCTTGCCTGGATACCTGCGATACGGCCTGTGTCGATGTCTGTCCCGTGGACTGTATCCATCCAGACGAGGGCTGGGAAGCCGGTGATGATCCCACCGGCCATATGCTGTATATCGATCCTGAGGAGTGCATTGATTGCGGCGCCTGCGAGCCTGAGTGCCCAGTGGAGGCCATATTTGAGGAAGATGCGGTGCCGGAAGAGTGGAAAAAGTTTACTAAAATGAATTATGACCGTTTTGGCCAGGACTACGCCGCTTAG
- a CDS encoding Mrp/NBP35 family ATP-binding protein translates to MAVLKTVNYPGFNRDIVSFGMVHDVVVDGDQARLQLGVASTDEEQKAKLASAVKAALIDQLPLSSVEVEIVPPKPRGGNGPAAGPAGPTVGQSPIPGVKYTIAVASGKGGVGKSTVSVNLAAAMTLSGAKVGILDLDIYGPSLPMIMGVEEQPAMNAEQKIIPLERHNMAVMSFGLISGNQAPTIWRGPMVAKMTQQFFDDVAWGELEVLVIDLPPGTGDIQLTLVQRLALTGAVIVTTPQKLALLDVRKGADMFAKVNTPVLGVVENMSSLPLRGVVKDAQGQVVPGATLEFEGLGAVSSVTGDEQGRFHVDVDIFRSGGGEEESKRLGVPLLGSVPLWPELVVASDSGEPYVLQHPDDLVGREFRRIADALLSMIRGMS, encoded by the coding sequence ATGGCCGTCCTCAAGACGGTGAACTACCCCGGCTTCAATCGCGATATTGTTTCGTTCGGTATGGTGCACGACGTGGTGGTGGACGGCGATCAGGCCCGGCTGCAACTAGGCGTGGCCTCAACCGATGAGGAACAGAAGGCGAAGCTGGCATCGGCAGTCAAGGCAGCCCTGATTGACCAGCTGCCCCTATCCAGCGTGGAGGTGGAGATCGTTCCACCCAAGCCCAGGGGCGGAAACGGTCCGGCTGCCGGTCCAGCAGGCCCGACCGTTGGGCAGAGCCCTATACCGGGCGTGAAATATACCATTGCGGTGGCCAGCGGGAAGGGAGGCGTGGGCAAAAGCACGGTGTCGGTCAACCTCGCCGCTGCCATGACCCTTAGCGGTGCCAAGGTGGGTATCCTCGACCTGGATATTTACGGTCCCAGCCTCCCCATGATTATGGGCGTAGAGGAGCAGCCGGCGATGAACGCTGAGCAGAAGATCATTCCCCTTGAGCGCCACAATATGGCCGTCATGTCCTTCGGCCTGATCAGCGGCAACCAGGCGCCAACCATCTGGCGGGGTCCCATGGTGGCCAAGATGACCCAGCAGTTTTTTGACGATGTGGCCTGGGGGGAGCTCGAGGTACTGGTCATCGACCTGCCGCCGGGCACGGGGGATATTCAACTGACGCTGGTCCAGCGACTTGCCCTCACCGGGGCGGTGATTGTCACCACGCCCCAGAAGCTGGCGCTGTTGGATGTGCGCAAGGGGGCGGATATGTTCGCCAAGGTGAATACGCCGGTGCTAGGTGTCGTGGAAAATATGTCCAGCCTGCCTCTTCGGGGGGTGGTGAAGGACGCTCAGGGACAGGTTGTGCCCGGCGCTACCCTCGAATTCGAGGGGTTGGGCGCTGTATCCAGCGTGACAGGTGATGAGCAGGGCCGTTTTCACGTTGACGTGGATATATTTCGTAGCGGGGGAGGCGAGGAGGAGAGCAAACGCCTGGGCGTGCCCTTGCTGGGGAGCGTGCCGCTCTGGCCGGAGCTGGTGGTGGCGTCCGATTCAGGGGAGCCGTATGTATTGCAGCACCCCGACGACCTCGTTGGGCGAGAATTCCGGCGAATTGCCGATGCTCTTCTGAGCATGATCAGGGGCATGTCTTGA
- a CDS encoding isoprenyl transferase codes for MKSDNESELKARLLAEGKLPRHVAIIMDGNGRWAKSRALPRVAGHKEGVNSVREITRACGEIGVEMLTLYTFSAENWKRPRTEVNALMRLLVATIRDEVQELMENNVRLTAIGLIEDLPLIAQRELRSAIGLTADNSGLNLNLALSYGGRQEIIAAVRSIIHQFTEEQLAAGDIDEALFEACLYTAGMPDPGLIIRTGGETRLSNFLLWQSAYSELIVTEIMWPEFRREALYETLLEYQRRERRFGLLSEQVVAAPMMD; via the coding sequence ATGAAATCCGATAACGAATCCGAACTGAAAGCAAGACTCCTGGCAGAGGGGAAATTGCCCCGGCACGTCGCCATTATCATGGATGGCAATGGCCGGTGGGCAAAGTCGCGGGCTCTGCCCAGAGTGGCGGGACACAAGGAGGGGGTGAACTCCGTCCGGGAGATTACGCGCGCCTGCGGAGAAATCGGCGTAGAGATGTTGACGCTTTACACGTTCAGCGCCGAGAACTGGAAGCGCCCCCGCACGGAGGTAAATGCACTGATGCGGTTGCTGGTCGCGACCATTCGTGACGAGGTGCAGGAGCTCATGGAAAACAATGTCCGTCTGACCGCCATTGGACTGATTGAAGACCTCCCTTTGATCGCCCAGCGGGAGCTCCGGAGTGCCATCGGCTTGACGGCCGACAACAGCGGCCTGAACCTGAATCTTGCTCTCAGCTATGGTGGCCGACAGGAGATAATCGCAGCTGTTCGCAGTATCATCCATCAGTTCACCGAAGAGCAGCTTGCTGCGGGCGACATCGATGAGGCCTTGTTTGAGGCCTGTCTCTACACAGCCGGCATGCCCGATCCGGGGCTAATCATCCGCACTGGCGGCGAGACCAGGCTGAGCAATTTCCTCCTGTGGCAGTCGGCCTATAGCGAGCTGATCGTCACCGAGATCATGTGGCCCGAATTCAGGCGCGAGGCCCTTTATGAGACGCTGCTGGAGTATCAGCGGCGCGAGAGACGGTTCGGGCTGCTGAGCGAACAGGTCGTGGCAGCGCCGATGATGGATTAA